ACGCCGAGCGCCACGGCGAGCGCCTGCGCGGAGTCTGCGCGATCGACTTCCTGCCCGAGTTCTACGAGTCGCGCACGCGCACCCACGAGAAGGTCCGCTCGCGGCCGCAGCCCGTCTACGCCGACGAGGAGACGATGCTCGCCAAGTTCCGCCTCCAGCCGCCCGGGACTTTGCTCGACGAGCGGGCCCTCCGCGAGCTGGGACGCCACGGGGTGAAGAAGACCGCCGCGGGCTGGTCCTGGAAGTTCGACTGGCGCTCGTTCCTCTTCCCGTACGGCCCGGTCTGGGAGCAGCTGCCGAGGGTCGCCGTGGACGCGCTGATCGTGCGCGGCGAGCACAGCACGATCATGACCCGCGAGGTCCTGGACAAGGTCGTCGCCGCGCTGCCGCGCGGCCGCGGCGCCGAGATCGCCGGGGCGCATCACCACATCCCCCTCGACAAGCCCGCGGACCTGGCGGCCGCCGTCTCCGCCTGGGCGTCGTCCCTGCAGGCGTGATGGAGATCGCCTCGATCTGCGTCGGCCCCGCCCGCAGGATCCCCTGGCGCGGGGAGACCGTCGCCACCGCCATCTTCAAGGCCCCGGTCGAGGAAGCCCGCGTCGCGGCGCTCGGCCTCGAGGGCGACGAGCAGGCGGACCCGGCCGTGCACGGCGGCCCGGGCAAGGCGGTGTACGCGTACTCGGCCGATCACTATCCATGGTGGAAGCAGCGGCTGCCGGGCAGGGAGCTGGCCTTCGGCGCCTTCGGCGAGAACCTGACCGTCTCGGGCTTCGACGACGAGGACGCCTGCCTCGGGGACGCCTACCTCGCCGGCTCGGCGCTGCTGATCGCGGCGCAGCCGCGCCTGCCCTGCGCGAAGCTGGGCCTGCGCTTCGACGACCCGGGCATGGTCAAGCTCTTCGCGCAAAGCCTCCGCCTCGGCGTCTATTTCCGCGTCGCGAGGCCCGGACGCGTGCGCCGCGGGGACGCGTTCGAGAAGGTCTCCGAGCACGCGCTCCGCCTCCCGGTCCCGGAGCTCGCCCGGCTGTACTTCGACCCCGGGCTCACGGCCGAGAAGGCCCGGCCCGCGCTCGAGCATCCCGCGCTCGAAGACAACTGGCGCGCGATGCTGGCCAAGCGCCTGCGCGCCGGGGCTTAAAAAGAGATAATATCGCGTGGACCCCGCCGAACGCTCGCGCCTGGCCTCGCTTCGCGCGCTGAACATACTGGACACGCTCCCCGAGGAGCGCTTCGACCGGATCACGCGCCTGACCCAGAGGACCTTCGGCGCGCCGATCGCCCTCATCACGTTCATCGACGAGAACCGCGTCTGGTTCAAGTCCC
This genomic window from Elusimicrobiota bacterium contains:
- a CDS encoding alpha/beta hydrolase, which translates into the protein MTSKKAGAVHLRDWGGPGAPLLLTHGMAAHTHWWDAVVPRWKGVFHAAALDFRGHGDSDWLSSGEPYVSPRWVEDIETARKALGWERFILVGHSMGARIALDYAERHGERLRGVCAIDFLPEFYESRTRTHEKVRSRPQPVYADEETMLAKFRLQPPGTLLDERALRELGRHGVKKTAAGWSWKFDWRSFLFPYGPVWEQLPRVAVDALIVRGEHSTIMTREVLDKVVAALPRGRGAEIAGAHHHIPLDKPADLAAAVSAWASSLQA
- a CDS encoding MOSC domain-containing protein; its protein translation is MEIASICVGPARRIPWRGETVATAIFKAPVEEARVAALGLEGDEQADPAVHGGPGKAVYAYSADHYPWWKQRLPGRELAFGAFGENLTVSGFDDEDACLGDAYLAGSALLIAAQPRLPCAKLGLRFDDPGMVKLFAQSLRLGVYFRVARPGRVRRGDAFEKVSEHALRLPVPELARLYFDPGLTAEKARPALEHPALEDNWRAMLAKRLRAGA